A single region of the Streptococcus sanguinis genome encodes:
- a CDS encoding ABC transporter permease, which produces MFQRLIKNDLKENKVSMLVIGLFLLLTLTLSFAATRLTVSLTSSIERFVETAKSPHLLQMHSGSVDRKRLQNFVQQHPEIASWQLTDFVNVEGSAIHINGQDSLQDSSQDNGFSSQNQNFDFLLDQNNQPAQPQPGQVYIPLYYYNSGKIKIGDQIRVGKLQLTVQGFIRDAQMNAGLVSSKRFLISQTDLQILKTEAVASNENLIAFRVHKLSQISTIEQAYKNAELESNGPPMITYPTIKMINGFNDALVILVMGLLVMAIIGITFLCMRFALLTKIQEELQQIAVMKVMGLPQSFISRVYLTKYYFCLALATIVGWGLSFLLSSPFKKQMALSMGQSPTPFYSYLLEMLVALLLCLLVFWLTARPLSSFKKMTPSQALRLASANSLTETRSTPKMGLPTIPFLDRPYFALKTILSHKKLYLTILFIVSLISLLILLPASLYSTVMDKNFIQYLGAGQADVLVDISQTEDIDTKAAQLLKELQSDKDIAEINQYQSQNFSYQDQQGHTQQLRVTLGNHAGFPVKYSQGRYPKNEYEIALSKLMAEELKLKTGDSLTLTVDGQARKLKVVGIYSDLTYGGKTAKAVFVTKQAQTLNSLTTIRLKDASNKAQKINEWKKRYSNYKLTDVEDFFHQTFDDTLAMLRLIQTSVFWTGLGIIFILMTLFVYMIFTKDQADLALYRMLGFGSERLRSHYLLAVCFILMLALAIADLLLLSLGQEVCSLLLSSFGISKLQLIINKSLTFLWTPLALLLSGLTAAHISLRALNNLEIGRYLKEH; this is translated from the coding sequence ATGTTTCAACGCTTGATAAAAAATGATTTAAAAGAAAACAAAGTCAGTATGCTGGTCATCGGGCTTTTCCTGCTTCTGACTCTGACTCTGAGCTTTGCAGCTACACGCCTGACCGTTAGTCTGACTAGCTCAATTGAGCGCTTTGTGGAAACAGCTAAAAGTCCTCACCTGCTACAGATGCACAGCGGAAGCGTCGACCGAAAACGGCTGCAAAACTTTGTCCAGCAGCATCCAGAAATTGCCTCTTGGCAACTGACAGACTTTGTCAATGTGGAAGGGTCAGCCATCCACATCAATGGGCAGGACTCGCTTCAGGACAGCTCCCAGGATAATGGCTTTTCCAGTCAGAACCAAAACTTTGACTTTCTGCTGGATCAGAATAACCAGCCTGCCCAGCCTCAGCCAGGGCAAGTTTATATCCCCCTTTATTATTACAATAGCGGAAAAATCAAAATCGGCGACCAAATAAGGGTCGGCAAGCTGCAGCTGACTGTCCAGGGATTTATCCGAGATGCCCAGATGAATGCCGGTCTAGTCTCCTCCAAACGCTTCCTCATCTCACAGACTGATTTGCAGATTCTGAAAACAGAAGCAGTTGCATCTAATGAAAACCTGATTGCCTTTCGAGTACATAAGCTTAGCCAGATTTCTACCATCGAGCAAGCCTATAAAAATGCAGAGCTTGAGTCCAATGGACCGCCTATGATTACCTATCCGACGATCAAGATGATTAACGGCTTCAATGATGCTCTAGTCATCCTAGTCATGGGGCTGCTGGTTATGGCCATCATTGGCATCACCTTTCTCTGCATGCGCTTTGCCCTCTTGACCAAGATTCAAGAAGAACTGCAGCAGATTGCCGTTATGAAGGTGATGGGATTGCCCCAAAGCTTTATCAGCAGGGTCTACCTGACCAAGTATTATTTCTGCCTAGCTCTGGCAACCATCGTAGGATGGGGACTGTCCTTTCTTCTGAGTTCTCCTTTTAAAAAGCAGATGGCACTGTCTATGGGGCAAAGTCCGACGCCCTTCTATAGCTATCTTCTGGAAATGCTAGTAGCTCTGTTGCTCTGTCTCTTGGTCTTCTGGCTGACTGCCCGTCCTCTCAGCTCCTTTAAGAAAATGACACCCAGCCAAGCTTTAAGATTAGCTTCTGCCAACAGTCTGACTGAGACTCGTTCTACTCCGAAAATGGGCTTACCGACTATCCCCTTCTTAGACAGACCCTATTTCGCCCTAAAAACGATTCTCAGTCATAAAAAACTCTATTTGACTATCTTGTTCATTGTCAGTTTGATTAGCCTGCTTATCCTGCTGCCAGCCAGTCTCTACAGCACTGTGATGGACAAGAACTTCATCCAATATCTGGGTGCTGGTCAGGCAGATGTGTTGGTTGATATTTCTCAGACTGAAGATATCGATACCAAGGCTGCCCAGCTTCTGAAAGAACTGCAGTCAGACAAGGATATCGCAGAAATTAATCAGTACCAGAGCCAGAATTTCTCCTATCAAGACCAGCAAGGTCATACCCAGCAGTTGCGGGTAACTCTGGGAAACCATGCAGGATTTCCAGTCAAATACAGCCAAGGTCGTTATCCTAAAAACGAGTATGAAATTGCCCTCTCCAAGCTTATGGCAGAGGAGCTCAAGCTAAAAACAGGAGACAGCCTGACCTTGACGGTAGACGGTCAAGCCAGAAAACTAAAAGTGGTCGGTATTTACTCAGACCTGACCTACGGCGGCAAGACCGCCAAGGCTGTCTTTGTGACAAAGCAAGCGCAAACGCTCAATAGTCTGACGACCATCCGTCTTAAAGATGCTAGCAACAAAGCTCAAAAAATCAACGAATGGAAAAAACGCTATTCCAACTATAAATTAACCGATGTAGAAGACTTTTTCCATCAGACTTTTGATGACACTCTGGCCATGCTCCGCCTGATTCAGACCAGCGTTTTCTGGACAGGACTGGGAATCATCTTCATCCTTATGACCCTCTTTGTCTATATGATTTTCACCAAGGACCAAGCTGACTTGGCACTTTATCGGATGCTGGGATTTGGCAGTGAACGACTCAGGAGCCACTACCTGCTCGCCGTCTGCTTCATCTTAATGCTGGCTTTGGCAATAGCCGACCTGCTACTCCTTAGTCTGGGGCAAGAAGTCTGCAGTCTGCTGCTCAGCAGCTTCGGTATCAGCAAACTCCAGCTCATCATCAATAAGTCGCTTACTTTTCTATGGACACCGCTGGCTCTGCTTCTTAGCGGACTCACAGCAGCACACATCAGTCTCCGAGCGCTGAACAATCTGGAAATTGGACGTTATCTCAAGGAACATTGA
- a CDS encoding ABC transporter ATP-binding protein has protein sequence MLLEAHNLSKSYQENQEPILRDLSLEIESGQFIAIMGPSGCGKSTLLNLLSTIDRPDQGQILYQGQDLLAMKDKDLDRLRRESFGFVFQQATFLKNLNILDNICLPSIIGKKGSERKAAYERAKELMALTGIKDIAHRSIHQVSGGQLQRAGICRALMNQPRIIFADEPTGALNSQASRQAMELMQHFHQQGASILLVTHDASVATYADKVLLILDGKIKKEVLFDQTSNQDKRRQLLLAELNQIGI, from the coding sequence ATGTTATTAGAAGCACACAACCTCAGCAAAAGCTATCAGGAAAATCAGGAGCCCATTCTCCGTGATTTGTCGCTGGAGATTGAAAGCGGCCAATTCATCGCCATCATGGGGCCGTCTGGTTGCGGGAAATCCACTCTTCTCAATCTTCTATCCACTATTGACAGACCTGACCAAGGACAGATTCTTTACCAGGGACAGGACTTGCTGGCTATGAAAGACAAGGACTTGGACCGCCTTCGCAGAGAGTCTTTCGGCTTTGTCTTCCAGCAGGCAACCTTCCTGAAAAATCTAAATATCCTAGACAATATATGCCTACCGAGTATCATTGGTAAGAAAGGCAGTGAGCGAAAGGCAGCCTATGAGCGCGCCAAGGAGTTAATGGCTCTGACTGGGATTAAGGACATTGCTCACCGCTCTATCCATCAAGTATCGGGCGGCCAGCTCCAGCGAGCCGGCATCTGCCGGGCTCTCATGAACCAGCCTCGAATCATTTTTGCTGACGAGCCGACCGGAGCGCTCAACTCTCAGGCTAGCCGTCAAGCTATGGAACTCATGCAGCACTTCCACCAGCAGGGCGCTAGCATTCTCCTGGTAACGCACGATGCCAGCGTAGCTACCTATGCCGACAAGGTCCTGCTCATTTTAGATGGCAAGATAAAAAAAGAAGTTCTCTTTGACCAAACCTCTAATCAGGATAAGCGGCGCCAGCTGCTCTTGGCGGAGCTCAATCAGATTGGCATATAA
- the rsmG gene encoding 16S rRNA (guanine(527)-N(7))-methyltransferase RsmG, which translates to MTPQEFYQLLAQQGIELIDRQKDQFERYFELLVEWNEKINLTAITEKNEVYLKHFYDSIAPVLQGLIGNQELKLLDIGAGAGFPSLPMKIICPQLDVTIIDSLNKRINFLKLLAEELELDKVHFYHGRAEDFAQDRAFRAQFDLVTARAVARMQVLSELTIPYLKVGGKLLALKASNAPEELDEAKNALNLLFSKVQDNLSYALPNGDPRFITVVEKKKETPNKYPRKAGMPNKRPL; encoded by the coding sequence ATGACACCGCAAGAATTTTACCAGCTCTTAGCCCAGCAGGGAATCGAGCTGATCGACCGCCAGAAAGACCAGTTTGAGCGTTATTTTGAACTTCTGGTCGAATGGAATGAAAAAATCAATCTGACAGCTATCACCGAGAAGAATGAAGTCTATCTCAAGCATTTCTATGATTCAATAGCGCCCGTTTTGCAAGGCCTGATTGGTAATCAAGAGCTTAAGCTGCTGGACATCGGAGCCGGTGCTGGCTTTCCCAGCCTCCCTATGAAAATCATCTGCCCCCAGCTGGATGTGACTATCATTGACTCGCTCAACAAACGCATCAACTTCCTCAAACTGCTGGCAGAGGAGCTGGAGCTGGACAAGGTTCACTTCTACCACGGCCGTGCAGAAGACTTTGCTCAGGACAGGGCCTTTCGAGCTCAATTTGACCTCGTCACTGCCCGTGCAGTCGCTCGCATGCAAGTTCTGTCTGAGCTGACCATTCCCTATCTGAAAGTTGGCGGGAAGCTCTTGGCGCTCAAGGCTTCCAACGCTCCAGAAGAACTGGACGAAGCAAAAAATGCCCTCAACTTACTCTTTAGCAAGGTCCAAGATAACCTCAGCTATGCCCTACCAAACGGTGACCCCCGCTTTATCACAGTGGTGGAAAAGAAGAAAGAAACACCCAATAAATATCCCCGCAAAGCCGGCATGCCAAACAAAAGACCATTATAA
- a CDS encoding putative immunity protein, with amino-acid sequence MDIYAYQKPLGKIEDAPDLKKAFIKVYEEKTHQEVVRFCQVYAAHLSELTAFAFTKEMKQAFISMDDWLAGESSYHAARNLSFEISRLAKKEEDVVKVRFYRTMAQLVASPHVKYHGLWAADFAITLINKMYPGDFEAVKKERLKQIELLKMT; translated from the coding sequence ATGGATATCTATGCTTATCAAAAACCTTTGGGGAAAATAGAGGACGCGCCAGACTTGAAGAAAGCCTTTATTAAAGTTTATGAAGAAAAAACACACCAAGAAGTAGTTCGATTTTGCCAAGTATATGCTGCTCATCTTTCGGAGCTAACTGCTTTTGCATTTACAAAAGAGATGAAACAGGCTTTTATCTCTATGGATGACTGGCTAGCTGGGGAGAGTTCTTATCATGCTGCTAGAAATCTGAGCTTTGAGATTTCACGTTTAGCAAAAAAGGAAGAAGATGTAGTTAAAGTGAGATTCTATCGAACGATGGCTCAGCTTGTGGCTAGTCCCCATGTTAAATATCATGGCCTTTGGGCAGCAGATTTTGCTATTACCTTGATAAACAAGATGTATCCAGGTGATTTTGAAGCTGTTAAAAAGGAACGTCTGAAGCAAATTGAATTATTGAAGATGACATAA
- a CDS encoding energy-coupling factor transporter transmembrane component T family protein encodes MLNQRKLIGYHAGETFLHGLSGASKMLFFVLVSVAAMISYDTRFLLGLALLSLCLFRLSRIRIRDISFVLVFAASFAALNLVMVYLFAPQYGVDIYGAKDVLWTGWGAYNLTAQQLFYLFNLLLKYVSTIPLAVIFLMTTHPSQFASSLHQLGISYKIAYAVSLTLRYIPDLQEEFFLIRMSQEARGQELSKKAKLSQRVKGNLQIIIPLIFSSLERINTIATAMELRRFGKNKKRTWYTYQALSRRDMLVLTLAVAFLLLCFALFAVNHGRFYNPWR; translated from the coding sequence ATGCTTAATCAGCGAAAATTAATCGGCTACCATGCAGGCGAGACGTTTCTTCATGGTCTGTCCGGTGCCAGCAAGATGCTGTTCTTCGTTCTGGTATCAGTGGCAGCCATGATTAGTTACGATACTCGCTTTTTGCTGGGGCTAGCCCTGCTGTCCCTCTGTCTCTTTCGGCTGTCCCGTATCCGCATCCGAGACATTTCATTTGTTTTAGTCTTTGCGGCATCCTTTGCTGCTCTTAACTTAGTGATGGTCTATCTTTTTGCGCCTCAGTATGGTGTCGATATCTACGGGGCCAAAGATGTCCTCTGGACCGGATGGGGAGCTTATAATCTAACAGCTCAGCAGCTGTTCTACCTCTTTAATCTCCTGCTCAAGTATGTTTCGACCATACCTCTGGCAGTGATTTTCCTCATGACAACCCATCCCAGTCAGTTTGCTTCCAGCCTACATCAGCTTGGTATTTCTTATAAAATTGCTTACGCAGTCAGTCTGACGCTCCGCTATATTCCAGATTTGCAGGAAGAGTTCTTCCTGATCAGGATGTCCCAGGAAGCGCGTGGGCAGGAATTATCCAAGAAAGCCAAACTGTCTCAGCGCGTAAAGGGAAATCTGCAGATTATCATTCCGCTGATTTTCAGCTCGCTAGAGCGCATCAATACCATTGCCACAGCCATGGAGCTGCGCCGTTTCGGAAAAAATAAAAAACGCACATGGTATACCTATCAGGCTCTAAGCAGACGAGATATGCTGGTGCTGACACTGGCAGTCGCCTTTCTATTGCTCTGCTTTGCCCTCTTCGCAGTCAATCACGGCCGCTTTTATAACCCGTGGAGGTAG
- a CDS encoding ABC transporter ATP-binding protein has translation MKKTIIQFEDFSFQYQAQSEPTLKQINLTIYEGEKVLIVGPSGSGKSTLGQCLNGIIPNIYKGEASGQLLIKGQPAFESSIYDKSNLVSTVLQDTDGQFIGLSVAEDLAFALENDVMELSLMREKVKTWSEKLDLAELMQHRPQDLSGGQKQRVSLAGVLIDESPILLFDEPLANLDPNSGQDTIDLIDQLHRETETTTLIIEHRLEDVLYRPVDRLVLINDGRILFNGQPDDLLRTQLLAENGICEPLYITTLRQLGVDVEKTEGLSRLDQLQLADVTFEGRDWSDSDKEPQEPLLELEHVSFAYQSGGKPILQDINLKIFKGERIAIVGKNGAGKSTLAKALCQFIETDGSYRWKGQDIKGDSIKERAERIGYVLQNPNQMISAAMIFDEVALGLRLRGLAEAEIEERVHAALKTCGLYEFRSWPISALSFGQKKRVTIASILVLNPEIILLDEPTAGQDQRHYTEMMDFLDELNQQGHTIIMITHDMQLMLDYSDRAVVVVDGQILADKAPAQVLTDQKLIAAAHLKETSIFALAEKIGADPLALTEFYMRKKEDKHA, from the coding sequence ATGAAAAAAACAATTATCCAATTTGAAGACTTTAGCTTTCAATATCAGGCCCAGTCTGAGCCGACCCTGAAGCAGATCAATCTGACAATTTACGAGGGAGAGAAGGTTCTGATTGTCGGGCCGTCTGGCTCTGGTAAGTCAACGCTGGGTCAGTGCCTCAATGGGATTATCCCCAACATTTATAAAGGAGAGGCCAGCGGTCAGCTCTTGATTAAGGGGCAGCCAGCCTTTGAATCCAGCATTTATGATAAGTCCAATCTAGTCAGCACGGTCTTGCAGGACACGGATGGCCAGTTTATCGGGCTTAGCGTAGCAGAAGATCTGGCCTTTGCGCTGGAAAATGACGTGATGGAGCTGTCGCTTATGCGTGAAAAAGTTAAAACCTGGTCAGAGAAGCTGGATTTGGCAGAGCTTATGCAGCATCGGCCTCAGGATTTATCAGGCGGTCAAAAGCAGCGCGTCAGTCTGGCAGGAGTTTTGATTGACGAGAGTCCTATTCTGCTCTTTGACGAGCCCTTGGCCAACCTAGATCCCAATTCAGGGCAGGATACCATTGATTTGATTGACCAACTTCATCGGGAGACGGAAACGACGACTCTGATTATCGAGCACCGCTTGGAAGATGTCCTCTATCGGCCAGTAGACCGGCTAGTGCTTATCAATGACGGACGCATTCTCTTTAATGGACAGCCAGACGACCTGCTCAGAACACAACTGCTAGCTGAAAATGGCATTTGCGAGCCGCTCTACATTACGACCCTACGCCAGCTGGGTGTTGATGTGGAAAAGACTGAGGGATTGTCCCGCTTGGATCAGTTGCAGCTGGCAGATGTGACATTTGAAGGCAGAGATTGGTCTGACTCTGACAAAGAGCCTCAGGAGCCCTTGCTGGAACTGGAGCATGTGTCCTTTGCTTACCAGAGCGGCGGCAAGCCTATTTTGCAGGATATCAATCTGAAGATTTTCAAGGGTGAGCGAATAGCCATCGTTGGTAAAAATGGAGCTGGTAAGTCAACCCTGGCCAAGGCCCTCTGTCAGTTTATCGAGACTGATGGGAGCTATAGGTGGAAAGGTCAGGACATCAAAGGAGACTCCATCAAGGAGCGAGCTGAGCGGATTGGCTATGTCCTGCAGAATCCCAATCAGATGATTTCGGCAGCCATGATTTTTGATGAAGTGGCTCTAGGTTTGCGTTTGCGCGGACTGGCAGAAGCGGAAATCGAAGAGCGGGTCCATGCGGCTCTCAAGACCTGTGGCCTCTATGAATTTCGTAGTTGGCCGATTTCGGCTCTGTCTTTCGGTCAGAAAAAGCGGGTGACCATTGCATCTATCTTGGTGCTGAATCCAGAGATTATCCTCTTGGATGAGCCGACAGCTGGTCAGGACCAGCGCCATTATACAGAGATGATGGACTTTCTAGACGAGCTCAACCAGCAGGGACATACGATTATCATGATTACCCACGATATGCAGCTGATGCTAGATTATTCAGATCGGGCAGTAGTTGTGGTGGATGGTCAGATTTTAGCCGATAAGGCGCCTGCGCAGGTGCTGACAGATCAGAAGTTGATTGCGGCGGCTCATCTAAAAGAAACGTCAATCTTTGCTCTGGCTGAGAAGATTGGTGCCGACCCTCTGGCTTTGACCGAGTTTTATATGCGAAAAAAGGAGGACAAGCATGCTTAA
- a CDS encoding nucleoside phosphorylase, which translates to MILEEFDQSRKAIINPEDLNESIEGFPETAVSCFARETFARMLVDFEHELITTTSMANIEIPIYRIFADGRELALFNAPVGASACVAILEDLIAFGMKKLVLFGTCGILDEEIKETSVIIPTEALRDEGTSYHYQPASREQKVNLGLKDFLTAFLDERGISHSKGKVWTTDGIYRETPAKLRQRKAEGAICVDMECSAVAALAAFREITVCQFFYAADHLSEEAWDMRNLANHADLDEKDKIANLAIQIALAL; encoded by the coding sequence ATGATACTTGAAGAATTTGACCAAAGTCGCAAGGCCATCATCAACCCAGAGGACTTGAATGAATCCATAGAGGGTTTTCCGGAGACGGCTGTTTCCTGCTTTGCCAGAGAGACTTTTGCGCGGATGCTAGTGGATTTTGAGCATGAGCTGATTACGACGACTAGCATGGCTAATATTGAAATTCCTATCTATCGTATTTTCGCAGATGGACGAGAACTGGCTCTCTTCAATGCACCGGTTGGAGCTTCGGCCTGTGTGGCTATTCTGGAAGACCTGATTGCTTTTGGTATGAAGAAGCTTGTACTTTTTGGTACTTGCGGTATCTTGGATGAGGAGATTAAGGAAACGTCCGTCATTATCCCGACGGAGGCCCTGCGTGATGAGGGAACTAGCTATCACTACCAGCCAGCTAGCCGTGAGCAGAAAGTCAATCTTGGCTTGAAAGATTTTCTGACGGCTTTTCTGGATGAGCGTGGTATTTCCCACAGCAAGGGCAAGGTCTGGACGACAGACGGCATTTACCGTGAGACACCTGCTAAGCTCCGCCAGAGAAAGGCCGAGGGAGCTATTTGTGTGGATATGGAATGCTCAGCTGTAGCGGCTTTAGCAGCTTTTCGAGAGATAACTGTCTGTCAGTTCTTTTATGCAGCCGACCACTTGTCTGAGGAAGCTTGGGATATGCGCAACCTTGCCAATCATGCAGACTTAGACGAAAAAGATAAGATTGCCAATCTAGCGATTCAAATCGCTCTGGCATTATAG
- a CDS encoding SemiSWEET family transporter: MKEKHMLILGWVATFMSVMMYVSYIPQIMNNLAGNKGDFIQPSVAALNCTLWVIYGLFKEKRDIPLAAANMPGIVFGLITAATALM, encoded by the coding sequence ATGAAAGAAAAACACATGCTAATCTTGGGCTGGGTGGCCACTTTTATGTCTGTTATGATGTATGTTTCCTATATCCCACAGATTATGAATAATCTAGCTGGCAACAAGGGTGACTTTATCCAGCCTTCAGTAGCTGCTCTAAACTGTACTCTCTGGGTCATTTATGGCCTATTTAAAGAGAAACGGGATATTCCTTTGGCTGCGGCTAATATGCCAGGCATCGTATTTGGCTTGATTACTGCTGCAACAGCCCTTATGTAA
- a CDS encoding DUF4299 family protein: MSISFYIQNRKGLFSYKAVETPLSLVSLVEGLEVVGLEGDKAYQSLDQVGTFLAVYWEGAGRGFEVYYLPDRETYQVRVLTPSTVGDWKGAILFMSRLAQKMKQDIVDEYGTTYTADGIFNIDFEADILYGLNDARVAAAPMHVFEGYAHDLYMSQEKLLELFKVEDPVEEFGRQMAEMQQVQSQFSTPKYYKDQDGKYLGSYVLAEGVETVLPTQPMPKGYLVKEMIESGASQDMKWHLHILIEDASSPQGYKYLTTKDLKAFLEKIPDTHRSYLDSSQIRIQPLNRLELEAILDQLPDGEPKF, from the coding sequence ATGAGTATTTCTTTTTACATTCAGAACCGAAAGGGCTTGTTTAGCTATAAGGCGGTCGAAACACCCTTGTCTCTGGTTTCCTTGGTGGAAGGGCTGGAGGTTGTAGGCCTCGAGGGTGATAAGGCTTATCAATCCTTGGATCAGGTCGGAACTTTTCTGGCTGTCTATTGGGAAGGGGCAGGCCGTGGGTTTGAAGTTTATTATCTGCCAGACCGGGAAACCTATCAGGTCCGCGTCTTGACACCATCGACGGTAGGCGACTGGAAAGGGGCTATTCTCTTCATGAGTCGTTTGGCTCAGAAGATGAAGCAGGATATTGTCGATGAATACGGCACGACTTACACTGCTGACGGGATTTTTAATATTGATTTTGAAGCGGATATTCTCTATGGTCTGAATGATGCCAGAGTTGCAGCTGCGCCTATGCATGTTTTCGAAGGCTATGCTCATGATTTGTATATGTCGCAGGAAAAACTTCTGGAACTATTCAAAGTTGAAGATCCTGTGGAGGAGTTCGGCAGACAGATGGCCGAGATGCAGCAGGTTCAGAGTCAATTTTCAACTCCTAAGTATTATAAGGATCAGGATGGGAAATATCTGGGTTCTTATGTTCTGGCAGAAGGAGTGGAGACAGTCCTTCCGACTCAGCCCATGCCCAAGGGCTACTTAGTTAAAGAGATGATTGAGAGCGGTGCTAGTCAAGACATGAAATGGCATCTCCACATCCTGATAGAGGATGCTAGCAGTCCGCAGGGCTATAAATACTTGACAACAAAGGACTTAAAAGCTTTTTTGGAGAAAATTCCAGACACTCACCGTAGCTATCTGGATTCCAGTCAGATTCGGATTCAGCCACTCAATCGACTGGAACTGGAAGCCATTTTGGACCAACTTCCCGATGGAGAACCGAAGTTTTAG
- a CDS encoding TfoX/Sxy family protein, translated as MAYSESLAQQVRAILATDLPPHVFEEEVEEKKMFGGLAFMVRGKMTVTVSSRSQELIMVRIGKELEKQVLPKNGASVTLMKGRLYHGYIDLDGEGQKELPYWIKLALSYNQELTQQDKK; from the coding sequence ATGGCTTATAGTGAATCCTTAGCCCAGCAAGTCCGTGCCATTTTAGCTACTGATCTTCCCCCTCATGTTTTTGAAGAAGAGGTAGAAGAGAAGAAGATGTTTGGTGGTTTGGCTTTTATGGTCCGAGGTAAGATGACCGTTACTGTGAGTTCGAGAAGTCAAGAGCTTATCATGGTACGCATCGGTAAGGAACTGGAAAAGCAGGTTCTGCCTAAAAATGGTGCCAGTGTGACGTTAATGAAGGGCAGGCTTTATCATGGCTATATTGATTTAGATGGCGAAGGACAAAAGGAACTGCCTTACTGGATCAAGCTAGCCTTGTCCTACAATCAGGAGCTGACGCAGCAGGATAAAAAGTAA
- a CDS encoding VOC family protein, whose product MKLDVFLSFNGQAEEAFRFYAELFQTEIKGLARASEMMDPADLPAEKRDKIAWIALDTENLTLNGEDVGVFNDLSIPSNHQPNQWLVLSPDSREEADELFSKLAEGGQILYPLEEQAFAEFYGRLIDRFGIGWDVMK is encoded by the coding sequence ATGAAATTAGACGTGTTTTTAAGTTTTAATGGTCAGGCCGAAGAAGCTTTTCGTTTTTATGCGGAACTTTTTCAGACAGAGATAAAGGGACTTGCCCGAGCCAGTGAGATGATGGATCCAGCTGACCTTCCTGCAGAAAAACGGGATAAGATTGCTTGGATTGCCTTAGATACGGAAAACTTGACCCTGAATGGTGAGGATGTAGGTGTTTTTAATGACCTGTCTATTCCTAGCAATCATCAGCCCAATCAATGGTTGGTTCTGAGCCCAGACAGTAGAGAAGAAGCCGATGAGCTCTTTTCTAAGCTTGCTGAAGGTGGACAAATTCTCTATCCTTTAGAGGAACAAGCTTTCGCAGAGTTTTATGGCCGCTTGATTGACCGTTTTGGTATCGGCTGGGATGTGATGAAATGA
- a CDS encoding helix-turn-helix transcriptional regulator → MSKAIMEEVAAYLRQHADEELSLTDLSQYFHYSPSHLSRTFKKKMGFSIKQYMEALKMEKGIQEIVEGRQNVTETSMEAGYDSLGSFSNAFKRHTGLSPKKYYQESTKAYDFMVKQLDEKGVLLHQDPDCKSGNRLTVTLSYPEGYEPRISCVGLFKTRIPKEEPVIGVALSQERQFTFENVPDGDYYLLACELLEDLRLTKNYVLEHNFRWGSDEPLTFSGDNIYQEEISMRRPLPSDPPITVNLPVLIMRSLAKQAQLRIRKFLS, encoded by the coding sequence ATGTCTAAAGCTATCATGGAAGAAGTTGCAGCCTATCTTCGTCAGCATGCAGATGAAGAGCTGAGTCTGACTGATTTGTCTCAGTATTTCCATTATAGTCCTTCCCATCTATCCAGAACTTTCAAGAAAAAGATGGGCTTTTCTATCAAGCAATATATGGAAGCTCTTAAGATGGAAAAAGGGATTCAGGAAATTGTAGAAGGCCGGCAAAATGTGACCGAGACCTCTATGGAAGCTGGTTATGATAGTCTAGGCAGTTTTTCTAATGCTTTTAAGCGGCATACTGGACTTTCGCCTAAAAAATACTATCAAGAATCAACCAAGGCTTATGATTTTATGGTCAAACAGTTGGATGAGAAGGGAGTTTTGCTGCATCAGGATCCTGACTGTAAAAGTGGCAATCGCTTGACCGTGACGCTATCTTATCCTGAGGGGTATGAACCACGCATTAGCTGTGTCGGGCTTTTTAAAACCCGCATACCTAAAGAAGAGCCGGTTATCGGAGTAGCACTGAGTCAGGAGAGACAATTTACTTTTGAAAATGTACCGGATGGTGACTACTATCTTTTGGCTTGTGAATTGCTGGAGGATTTACGCCTAACTAAAAACTATGTCTTGGAGCATAACTTTCGCTGGGGCAGCGATGAGCCTCTCACTTTTTCAGGCGATAACATCTATCAAGAGGAAATCAGCATGCGCAGGCCCTTGCCCAGCGATCCACCTATTACAGTTAATCTTCCAGTTTTAATCATGCGTTCCCTAGCCAAACAAGCGCAATTGAGAATAAGAAAATTTTTATCCTAA